The Mytilus trossulus isolate FHL-02 chromosome 3, PNRI_Mtr1.1.1.hap1, whole genome shotgun sequence genome contains a region encoding:
- the LOC134709316 gene encoding complement C1q-like protein 3, giving the protein MKLTNYYTSILTLLLMAEMVVGTCESDRKLDCSLLGDLLEMAMKQKSPDKVCQCPRRTKIPAFSAMLTKSQTPQTNNAIKFDKAVTNIGNGYNPTTGIFTAPIGGIYHFTYTVMSKAGKYLVVYLALNNTKQQTTWLKGSSHETATTSIILNLKKGDQVAVKSADGIYSVHSDGNMYCSFSGYLIAQ; this is encoded by the exons ATGAAACTAACTAACTACTACACTTCCATATTGACACTACTGTTAATGGCAGAAATGGTTGTGGGAACATGTGAGTCTGACAGAAAATtag ATTGTTCACTTCTTGGTGATCTGCTAGAAATGgcaatgaaacaaaaaagtCCAG ATAAAGTCTGTCAGTGTCCGAGGAGAACCAAGATCCCAGCCTTTTCAGCAATGCTGACTAAATCACAAACCCCTCAAACTAATAATGCCATCAAGTTTGACAAAGCAGTCACCAATATAGGAAATGGATACAATCCAACCACTGGTATTTTTACAGCACCTATTGGTGgaatttatcattttacttATACAGTCATGTCAAAGGCAGGAAAATACCTAGTTGTCTACCTTGCTCTTAATAATACCAAACAACAAACTACATGGCTGAAAGGGTCTAGTCATGAGACTGCAACAACCAGTATTATATTGAATCTAAAGAAAGGAGACCAAGTAGCAGTTAAGTCAGCAGATGGTATATATTCAGTTCACAGTGATGGCAACATGTATTGCTCATTTTCTGGCTATCTCATAGCgcaataa